In the genome of Pseudomonas sp. Teo4, the window TCGCTGGCGGTGGGAAACACCACGGCATTGAGGTCGGCACTCACCGGCACCTTGGCCTGTTGCCAATCGCGCCCCTGGTTATCGGAAAACACCACGTGGCCGCGCGCCCCGACGGCGACCAAGCGCGCCCCGGCTCGCGTCACGTCGCGCAACGGGCCGGTGGCTGCCAGCGCACTGGGCTTGGCCGGCAGGTCCAGCACGTCGACATACTCTGCCGCGACCGCCACACCGTGCCCGCAGGCCAACGCCAGCGCCAGCGCCAACGGCGCATATTTGTTGAATGGAACCATGCCCTGTCCTCTTGCACGGAACACCGGGCAGCCTCAAGACGCTGCCCGGCGCAGGCCTCTTGGGGTCAACGAATACCGGCGCCAGCCAGTGCCTCGGGCGACCACTGTGCCTTCGACAAAGGCGCGATGTACTCGATGCCGCCGTGGGGGCCGATCAGGCCGTTGATGTTGTAGCTGCCGCCCACCAGGTCGTAGACCACATGCGGGTTGTTGTTGGGCGTCTGCACGTCGTAGCTCTGGGTGAAGAAGCTGTACGAGCCGCGATACAGCTGGCCACGGGCGTCGTACTGGTCGGAAGCCAGGGCGAACCAGCTGTCCTCGTCCAGGTAGAAGCGGCGCTTGGCGTAGATGTGGCGGGCGTTGCCCTTGAGAGTGCCCTCAACCACCCATACGCGGTGCTTCTCCCAGCGCACCTGGTCGGAAGCCAAGTGTTTCGGGGTGGTCAGCACCTTGGGGTCCTTGATGTAGGTCAGCCGGTAGGTGTTGTAGGGCACATACATCTCCTGCTTGCCCACCAGGTGCCAGTCGTAGCGGTCCAGCGCGCCGTTGAACACGTAGATGTCATCGAAGGTGCCGGAGCCTGCAGTGCCTGGGTTCGGCGTGTCGTACGCCAGGTTCGGCGCCAGCTTCACCCGACGCTGCCCCGGCAGGTATTGCCAGGCACGGCGCTCCTGCACCAACGGGTTGGCGGCGTCCTTGATCATCATCGACTCACCAGCACGGCGCGCCGGGCCTTCGTAATACAGCTTGGTCTGGAAGTAGATGTCCTTGGCGTCGATGACCTTGTTCAGGTCTTCGTAGATCGGGTAGCCGTTGAAGGCCAGGCCCGTGGTGGCCAAGGCCGCTACACCCGCTGCGTCGACGTTCCAGGAGTCGTACTTGGCCTTCTGTGCCACGCCCTGGTAGCGCAGCAGGTGGTTCCACATGGCTTCGGCGCCGTTCTGCGGAATCGGGAACGGCACACCCGGCAGCACATTCTCGATGGCCATGCCGTTTTCCAGCGACTTGGCGGCACTGGCGTTCTTCAGGGTGTTGTCCAGCAGCACCTTGGGCAGCGCTGCGGTGCGGTGGGTGGGGTACACCTCGATGCGGAAGGTGGGGAAGCGCTTGGCCAGTTCCACGGTCGTCGCAGTCAGTTGGCCCTTGTACTGATCAACGTTCTTGCCATCGATCACCAGCAGCGGTTTTTCATTGGGGAAAGGGTCTGGGCGCAAACTGTCGCCGGTCTTGAAGCCGGCCGGCGGGGTGGTCAGACCGCCCTGGTAGGCCGGGATCGAACCATCGGCGTTCGCGGCCTTTTCGGCCCCCACCAGGGTCAGGTCCTTGCCCAGGCGGGAAACGTCCTGGGTGGAGGCGGCCGCGTGGGCATGGCTGGCCATGGCGGCCACCAGCGAGGCAGCCAGCAGGCTGTTCAGGTAGTTCATCGCGATTCTCCGCTTGTTGTTGTAATCAGGAATCAGAAGGTGGTCTTGAACGATGCGGTGAGCATGCCGCGGTCCTTGAGCAGCGGTGCCAGGCCCGCTTGGGAGGTGATCTGCCCAGGAATGCACTGGTAGCGCCCGTTGACACCGGGGGTGTTGTTGTCGGTACCGGTTTCGCAGGTATCGAACTTGCCGAAGGAGTCGACGTACTTCAGGTCGAACTTGTACTTCTGGTAGACGTCGGCGGCGATGCCCACCGAGTAGCTGCCGGAGTCTTCGTTGCCGCCCAGCTGGATCGCCG includes:
- a CDS encoding DUF1329 domain-containing protein — protein: MNYLNSLLAASLVAAMASHAHAAASTQDVSRLGKDLTLVGAEKAANADGSIPAYQGGLTTPPAGFKTGDSLRPDPFPNEKPLLVIDGKNVDQYKGQLTATTVELAKRFPTFRIEVYPTHRTAALPKVLLDNTLKNASAAKSLENGMAIENVLPGVPFPIPQNGAEAMWNHLLRYQGVAQKAKYDSWNVDAAGVAALATTGLAFNGYPIYEDLNKVIDAKDIYFQTKLYYEGPARRAGESMMIKDAANPLVQERRAWQYLPGQRRVKLAPNLAYDTPNPGTAGSGTFDDIYVFNGALDRYDWHLVGKQEMYVPYNTYRLTYIKDPKVLTTPKHLASDQVRWEKHRVWVVEGTLKGNARHIYAKRRFYLDEDSWFALASDQYDARGQLYRGSYSFFTQSYDVQTPNNNPHVVYDLVGGSYNINGLIGPHGGIEYIAPLSKAQWSPEALAGAGIR